The following proteins are co-located in the Pseudomonas synxantha genome:
- a CDS encoding DUF1285 domain-containing protein: MTDSAKANDLLAQLPKGKGPAPVHLWNPDFCGDIDMRIARDGTWFYQGTPIGRKPMVKLFSNIIRRDGDDYFLVTPVEKVGITVDDAPFVAVTLDVQGQGESQLLRFTTNVDEQIEAGLEHPLRVVIDPDTQEPAPYLRVRANLEALVHRNAFYQLVELAVSRPINGQNWLGVWSGGVFFPIGLEP, encoded by the coding sequence GGCAAGGGACCGGCGCCGGTGCACCTGTGGAACCCGGATTTCTGCGGCGATATCGACATGCGCATCGCCCGCGACGGCACTTGGTTCTACCAAGGCACGCCCATCGGGCGCAAGCCGATGGTCAAGTTGTTTTCCAACATCATCCGTCGCGATGGCGATGACTATTTTCTGGTCACCCCGGTGGAAAAAGTCGGGATAACCGTCGATGACGCGCCGTTTGTCGCCGTCACCCTGGACGTGCAAGGGCAGGGCGAAAGTCAATTACTGCGCTTTACCACCAACGTCGATGAGCAGATCGAGGCCGGCCTTGAACACCCGTTGCGGGTGGTGATCGACCCCGACACCCAGGAACCTGCGCCCTATCTGCGGGTGCGCGCTAATCTTGAAGCCCTGGTGCACCGCAATGCCTTCTATCAATTGGTGGAGCTGGCGGTGAGCCGTCCGATCAACGGTCAGAACTGGCTTGGCGTATGGAGCGGCGGGGTGTTTTTCCCCATTGGCCTGGAACCTTGA
- a CDS encoding GntR family transcriptional regulator, with protein MIRHVRFDKKKRVVDELIRRIEGGVMADGFLLPGEHQLAEEFAVSRGTLREALAELKRRHYIATQSGVGSIVTFDGMVLDQRSGWAQALADTGAQVSTEILRFEAVTRADLFSRFGTDQFIALDRLRRAADGTPVSLERSLMPAVGDLESLPRIGLIDNSLTITLAAYGYVGADGDQWIGAEPLSDEDAERLGRPIGTVFLKASRTTYDRRERFMEHVESLLDPVHFRLHLQFGASK; from the coding sequence ATGATTAGACATGTCCGATTTGATAAGAAAAAACGCGTCGTCGACGAACTCATCCGCCGAATCGAGGGTGGAGTGATGGCCGACGGTTTCCTGCTGCCGGGCGAGCACCAACTGGCCGAGGAGTTTGCGGTCAGCCGTGGCACGTTGCGCGAAGCGCTGGCCGAGCTTAAACGTCGTCACTACATTGCGACCCAAAGCGGTGTTGGCTCCATCGTCACCTTTGACGGCATGGTGCTGGACCAGCGTAGCGGTTGGGCCCAGGCTCTGGCGGATACGGGCGCGCAGGTGTCCACCGAGATCCTGCGCTTCGAGGCCGTGACCCGTGCGGACCTGTTCAGCCGTTTCGGCACCGACCAATTCATCGCCCTTGACCGCCTGCGCCGCGCTGCCGACGGGACCCCGGTATCTCTGGAACGCTCGCTGATGCCCGCTGTCGGCGACCTGGAAAGCCTGCCGCGCATCGGCCTGATCGACAATTCCTTGACCATCACCCTGGCGGCCTACGGCTATGTGGGCGCCGATGGCGACCAATGGATCGGTGCCGAGCCCCTCAGCGACGAAGACGCCGAACGGCTCGGGCGGCCGATCGGCACGGTCTTTCTCAAAGCCTCGCGCACCACCTATGACCGTCGCGAGCGTTTCATGGAGCATGTCGAAAGCCTGCTCGACCCTGTGCACTTTCGCCTGCACCTGCAATTCGGAGCGTCGAAATGA
- a CDS encoding ADP-ribosylglycohydrolase family protein — MTAEHRALGAFYGLALGDALGMPTQSLSREQVRQRFGAITALEDAGADQPIAPNMPAGSITDDTEQAILVAELLVQGHGRIEPTVLAQRLIDWEAVMRAKGSQDLLGPSTKRAIDMILAGHTPEESGRYGTTNGAAMRITPVGIAADVSDPQPFIQAVIQACQVTHNTSLGISSAAAVAAVVSAGINGADLGEALNIGIQIAQRAENHGHWIAGGRISTRISWARTLSVGSGDTALFADLLYELIGTSVASQESVVVSFALAQQVASGEMNAFEALCLAASLGGDTDTIAAILGAMLGACLGMQCWPEALIEQVKQVNGLELRPLVQELLKLR, encoded by the coding sequence ATGACAGCAGAACATCGCGCACTCGGTGCCTTCTACGGTTTGGCCCTGGGCGATGCCTTGGGCATGCCCACCCAGTCGTTGAGCCGGGAGCAGGTTCGACAGCGTTTCGGAGCCATCACCGCCCTGGAAGATGCGGGCGCCGACCAGCCCATCGCCCCGAACATGCCTGCCGGCTCCATTACCGATGACACCGAGCAAGCCATCCTGGTCGCCGAGTTGCTGGTGCAAGGCCATGGCCGGATCGAACCCACGGTGCTGGCTCAGCGCCTGATCGATTGGGAGGCCGTGATGCGCGCCAAGGGTTCCCAGGACTTGCTCGGGCCGTCGACCAAACGTGCCATCGACATGATCCTGGCCGGCCACACCCCAGAAGAGTCGGGGCGCTACGGCACCACCAATGGCGCGGCCATGCGTATCACGCCAGTGGGCATCGCCGCCGATGTCAGCGATCCGCAGCCATTTATCCAGGCCGTCATCCAGGCTTGCCAGGTCACCCATAACACCAGCCTGGGCATTTCCAGCGCCGCAGCCGTGGCGGCGGTGGTCTCGGCCGGCATCAACGGCGCCGACCTGGGCGAAGCCCTGAACATCGGCATCCAGATTGCGCAGCGGGCCGAAAACCACGGCCATTGGATCGCCGGGGGGCGCATTTCCACGCGTATCAGTTGGGCGCGCACCCTGAGCGTTGGCAGTGGTGATACGGCGCTGTTTGCGGACCTGCTCTATGAATTGATCGGCACGTCGGTCGCCTCCCAGGAGTCGGTGGTGGTGTCGTTCGCCCTTGCGCAGCAAGTGGCGTCGGGCGAGATGAATGCCTTCGAGGCCCTGTGCCTGGCTGCCAGCCTGGGAGGCGACACCGACACCATCGCCGCGATCCTCGGCGCCATGCTGGGGGCGTGCCTGGGCATGCAATGCTGGCCCGAGGCGTTGATCGAGCAGGTCAAGCAGGTCAATGGCCTTGAGTTGCGGCCGCTGGTTCAAGAACTGCTCAAATTGCGCTGA
- a CDS encoding purine-cytosine permease family protein, translated as MSSTSSGQGAGQLETRGIEPVPESECNGHPLQLFWVWFAANISILGLPLGATLVAFRGLAIWQAIIVAILGAAGSFAVVGIISIAGRRGRAPSLTLSRAIFGVRGNIGPTLVSLMSRLGWETVNTTTAAFVLLSLCSILFGSPVEAKSAPLLTLVFIAIFVLLTLAVSGLGHATLLVIQKWATYVFGGLNILVGGFLCATIDWSAVFNATPAPLSAMIIGVGTMAAGTGIGWANAGADMSRYQHRSVKAVRLVASAAFGAGIPLVLLITLGGLLSVGNNDLASATDPIIAIRDMLPTWMAVPYLITAFGGLLLSNNLSVYSAGLTTLTLGLKVKRVHAVIVDIVAIFAGSIYFMLIADSFYGPFITFISLLAVPITAWVGIFVVDLIHRHYYSPKDLLDVSPSSAYWYRGGVEWRAFGAWAVAIVLGFSFTTIGTTAENIWFAGPLSDSWLGHNGLGWIVTFLVAGGIYAVLGGAADRRPALVERPNV; from the coding sequence ATGAGCAGCACCTCTTCCGGCCAGGGTGCCGGGCAATTGGAAACACGCGGTATCGAGCCGGTCCCTGAAAGCGAGTGCAACGGCCACCCGCTGCAGCTGTTCTGGGTATGGTTCGCCGCCAATATCAGCATCCTCGGCTTGCCGCTGGGCGCGACCCTCGTGGCGTTTCGTGGCTTGGCCATCTGGCAGGCGATAATTGTTGCGATCCTTGGCGCCGCCGGCTCCTTTGCGGTGGTGGGGATTATTTCCATCGCCGGGCGTCGAGGTCGCGCGCCCAGCCTGACCCTGTCCCGTGCCATCTTCGGTGTACGCGGCAATATCGGCCCGACCCTGGTCTCGCTGATGTCGCGCCTGGGCTGGGAAACCGTCAACACCACCACCGCCGCCTTTGTGCTGTTGTCGTTGTGTTCGATCCTGTTCGGTTCGCCAGTGGAGGCGAAAAGCGCGCCGCTGTTGACCCTGGTCTTTATCGCTATCTTCGTGCTACTGACCCTGGCGGTTTCCGGTCTCGGCCATGCCACCTTGCTGGTGATCCAGAAGTGGGCCACCTACGTATTCGGCGGCTTGAACATCCTGGTGGGTGGATTCCTCTGTGCCACCATCGACTGGAGCGCGGTGTTCAACGCCACCCCAGCGCCGCTGAGCGCAATGATCATCGGTGTCGGCACCATGGCCGCGGGTACGGGGATCGGTTGGGCCAACGCCGGTGCCGACATGTCGCGCTACCAGCACCGCAGCGTCAAGGCCGTGCGCCTGGTGGCGTCCGCCGCGTTTGGCGCGGGCATCCCGCTGGTGCTGCTGATCACTCTTGGCGGCCTGCTGTCGGTGGGTAACAACGACCTGGCGTCGGCCACTGACCCGATCATCGCGATCCGCGACATGCTGCCGACCTGGATGGCCGTGCCGTACCTGATCACTGCGTTCGGCGGGCTGTTGCTGTCAAATAACCTATCGGTGTATTCGGCCGGTCTCACCACCCTGACCCTGGGCTTGAAGGTCAAGCGTGTGCATGCGGTGATCGTCGATATCGTGGCGATCTTCGCAGGTTCCATCTACTTCATGCTGATCGCCGACAGCTTCTATGGCCCGTTCATTACCTTCATTTCGCTGCTGGCGGTGCCGATCACGGCGTGGGTCGGGATCTTCGTGGTCGACCTGATTCATCGTCACTACTACAGTCCCAAGGACCTGCTGGACGTCAGCCCGAGCAGCGCCTACTGGTATCGCGGCGGCGTGGAATGGCGGGCGTTTGGCGCCTGGGCGGTGGCCATTGTGCTGGGGTTCAGCTTCACCACTATCGGTACTACCGCCGAAAACATCTGGTTTGCCGGCCCGTTGTCCGACTCCTGGCTGGGCCATAACGGCCTGGGCTGGATCGTCACGTTCCTGGTGGCGGGCGGAATTTATGCGGTACTGGGTGGCGCGGCTGATCGTCGTCCGGCTTTGGTCGAGCGTCCCAATGTCTAG
- a CDS encoding PfkB family carbohydrate kinase yields the protein MSRLLHTGQVIVDLVMALDTLPATGGDVLAKSASFQAGGGFNVMAAARRNGLPVVYLGRHGNGRFGDLARAAMQAEGIEMALAASSDKDTGLCVSLTEASTERTFISHIGAEGELSAGDLARVVPHADDYVYVSGYSLLLEGKAQPLIDWLLALPREIVVVFDPGPLVKAPDSALMRGLLPRIDIWTSNGPEALAFTGATDIAAALPELNRYLPAQTMLVVRDGPNGCWVGRRGEIEHVPGFKVQAVDSNGAGDAHAGVFIAGLAAGLKPVEAARRANAAAALAVTRWGPATCPGAAEVDALVSRQK from the coding sequence ATGTCTAGATTGCTGCACACCGGCCAGGTCATCGTCGACCTGGTCATGGCCCTTGATACGCTGCCGGCGACTGGCGGCGACGTGCTGGCGAAGTCCGCCAGTTTCCAAGCCGGCGGTGGCTTTAACGTGATGGCTGCCGCGAGGCGCAATGGCTTGCCGGTGGTTTATCTGGGCCGCCACGGCAACGGGCGCTTCGGCGACTTGGCGCGTGCGGCAATGCAGGCCGAGGGCATTGAGATGGCCTTGGCGGCCAGCAGCGACAAAGACACCGGCCTGTGTGTGTCCCTGACCGAAGCCAGCACCGAGCGCACATTCATTTCCCATATCGGCGCCGAGGGCGAGCTGAGTGCCGGGGACCTGGCCCGAGTCGTGCCGCATGCCGATGACTATGTGTACGTCAGTGGTTACAGCTTGCTCCTTGAAGGCAAGGCACAGCCGTTGATCGACTGGCTGTTGGCATTGCCGCGAGAGATCGTTGTGGTGTTCGACCCGGGGCCGCTGGTCAAGGCGCCGGATTCAGCGTTGATGCGTGGGTTGCTGCCGCGTATTGATATCTGGACCAGCAATGGCCCGGAAGCTCTGGCGTTTACCGGGGCGACGGATATCGCCGCCGCGTTGCCAGAACTGAATCGATACCTGCCTGCACAAACGATGCTCGTAGTACGCGATGGGCCGAATGGCTGCTGGGTAGGGCGCAGGGGTGAGATTGAACATGTGCCCGGTTTCAAGGTGCAGGCGGTGGACAGCAATGGTGCGGGGGATGCGCACGCAGGGGTGTTTATTGCTGGCTTGGCGGCGGGGTTGAAGCCGGTTGAAGCAGCACGCCGGGCGAATGCGGCGGCGGCATTGGCCGTGACGCGTTGGGGGCCGGCTACCTGTCCAGGCGCAGCCGAAGTTGATGCATTAGTTTCCAGGCAAAAATAA
- a CDS encoding Rho termination factor N-terminal domain-containing protein: MPRGSKAKYTTEQKRKAAHIEDSYEHKGLSKEEAEARAWATVNKQSGGGEKAGGSGRRKAPAKKAEDRHESSKRAAASREGHPRSSRASLGTQTKESLMKEARAKNIPGRSTMRKDELIQALKKAG, from the coding sequence ATGCCTCGTGGAAGCAAAGCCAAATACACCACCGAACAGAAACGCAAGGCCGCTCATATCGAAGACAGTTATGAGCACAAGGGATTATCCAAGGAAGAAGCCGAAGCCCGTGCCTGGGCCACGGTCAACAAGCAGTCTGGCGGCGGTGAAAAAGCCGGTGGTTCGGGCCGGCGCAAGGCCCCGGCGAAGAAGGCCGAGGATCGGCATGAGTCGTCCAAACGTGCAGCGGCCAGCCGTGAAGGACACCCGCGCAGCAGCCGGGCCTCGCTGGGTACGCAAACCAAGGAAAGTCTGATGAAAGAAGCGCGGGCTAAGAATATCCCCGGGCGGTCGACCATGCGTAAAGATGAGTTGATCCAAGCGCTGAAAAAAGCAGGCTAA